A stretch of DNA from Esox lucius isolate fEsoLuc1 chromosome 18, fEsoLuc1.pri, whole genome shotgun sequence:
AGATGATGAACTCAGCAGAAAACGCCTGGGAGGAGGGGGGCGGTCGAGGCCCAGACCCCAACACTCCATCCCACACTTTTGCTCTTCCTACATTACAGTGAGGCAGAGGTCCCTCGGTTTAGATTTCACACTGGGTACTGTAGTACAACTCTACCAATCTAAAATGCGGGGTCGGAAGTGGCACCAATGAGTCGATATTACAAAGCTCTAACTGCTATCTTGAGTAATATTCATTTGTAGTGGTGGTGTTTGtactgttctgtttttgttacatAATCTGCATTGTGGTGTTCACATGTGATTGAATTGCTGTATTGTCAGTCTCCGAAGCTGAGCTTGACcttattttcttaatttccttGTCCAAAGAATAACAATGTACAGCAGTTCTCCCAGAAACTCTGAATGGTTTTGATGCATTTCAGACTGTTTAAGAGCTTGTTTCACAGTACTTCATTGTGGACTAGAATGCGTAGTATGGTTTCATGTCGCTCTCTTCTATTGGACGTTTATGCACCTCAATGGAATGTGATTTTGTTTGATGATAAGGACTTATGTATTTGACCTGGCCAAGTGTCTGCATACCATTGGAAAAAAAGATCTGGAAACAGCCCCCACTATCTAGGTATTGAGGTTAATGTTTAATGCAATGGGTGCATGTATTTAGTCCCCTAAATCAATATAAGTGAACCTGCAGCATCTATAATAtctaataaatatacatttatttaaatatacacatttaagaATGGTCTTCTTTGAAGTAAATCAATATTACATTGTAGAATCCCATATTCTGGAAGAATTTGTCAAagttatttgaaaacaaaaaattggcatgttttcaaaaaatacagtggggagaacaagaatttgatacactgccaattttgcaggttttcctacttacaaagcatgtagaggtctgtaataaaaaaaaaaaaaatcacattgtatgtgtCATGGTACGgagagcagcagcgccaccgttccataCACCTTTAGTTCCCAACActtacgaacacatcccggacttgtttggTCACATgtcttaatcatgcacaccaggtccctatctactAATTTGTAAGTGttgaaatgtttcccctctgctccccacagtgtggatgattgatgttgtcgtgttggatGTCTTGTGTGTTGTAAGTACCTTATGTTGTTGCTAGCATTAgttttgctgctgaagtcagccttttcttttgttgtttttgtgctccgtgttacttttgtttaaattcaaagactacccctgcctgcacctggttccttgctcccacAACACTGCACCAATCATTacagtatgatttttaaataattaatttgcattttattgcatgacataagtattcgatgacctaccaaccagtaagaattccggctctcacagatctgttagtttttctttaagaagccctcctgttctccactcattacctgtattaactgcacttgtttgaacttgttacctgtataaaagacacctgtccacacactcaatcaaacagactccaacctctccacaatgaccacgaccagagagctgtgtaaggacatcagggataaaattgtagacctgcacaaggctgggatgggctacaggacaatagaaaagcagcttggtgagaaggcaacaactgctggtgcaattattagaaaatggaagaagttcaagatgacggtcaatctccctcggtgtggggctccatgcaagacctcacctcgtggggcatcaatgatcatgaggaaggtgagggatcagcccagaactacatggcaggacctggtcaatgacctgaagagagctgggaccacagtctcaaagaaaaccattagtaacacactaagccgtcatggattaaaatcctgcagcacatgcaaggtccccctgctcaagccagcgcatgtccaggcccgtctgaagtttgccaatgaccatctggatgatccagaggaggaatgggagaaggttatgtggtctgatgagacaaaaatttagctttctgatctaaactccactcgccgtgtttggaagaagaaggatgaatataaccccaagaacaccatcccaaccgtgaagcatggaggtggaaacatcattctttggggatgcttttctgcaaagggggcaggacgactgcaccgtattgaggggaggatggatggggccatgtatcgcgagatcttggccaacaacctccttccttcagtaagagcattgaagatgggtcgtggctgggtcttccagcatgacaacgacctgaaacacataaccagggcaactaaggagtggctccgtaagaagcatctcaaggtcctggagttgcctagcctgtctccagacctgaacccaatagaaaatctttggagggagctgaaagtctgtattgcccagcgacagccccgaaacctgaaggatctggagaaggtctgtatggaggagtgggccaaaatccctgctgcagtgtgtgcaaacctggtcaagaactataggaaacgtatgatctctgtaattgcagagGTTTTGGGGCtgaggtttctgtaccaaatattaagttctgcttttctgatgtatcaaatacttatgtcatgcaataaaatgctaattaattacttaaaaatcatacaatgtgattttctggattttttttgtcactcacagttgaagagtacctacgataaaaattacagacttctacatgctttgtaagtgggaaaacctgcaaaatcaggagtgtgtcaaatacttgttctccccactgtacataaacaatttattaataattataatgGCATTTATTTACTGATAAATACATTGCCATGACATTTGATGCAAATGCTTCTGAGTTTGTTAATGAAAGTAAGTGAACTTGGAAACTATGAAACAGTAAACTCAGAGTGGTCCAAAGCCAGTGTTTTGTTGCTGAACTGTGAAGTTTGGTCAGCGGTATAACCTAACCAAGATAATACCCTTTCACAGTTTCAGAGCAGCTGCAAGTCATGTCAATCCAAACCGCAGGCAAAAATTTGATTTTTTTGGACCATCTGTTAATACAAGAGCACAATAAACATTGGGTATGTAACGTAATGTTAGAGCTTTTGTTGAGGATGATTATCCTTTAAATTATAACAATACAAACCAAACATATCTTCTTTCAAAGCATGAAATTACATTGCTTTTCTCCTGCAGTTCTTTGCTCTTAGCAATGTAAATTTTTCTTGCACATTTTTCTTGACACATTTATTTGGTGTGTCATTGACCTCCAGTGCAGAACATAATTGATTTTGCTTATTAATAATGTTAGACACAATGTTTATTCAAATAGATttgatgaaaatgaaaacactaTGCAAAACCCAAGTGTCAAATTTAAATAtgctataaaataaaacataataaagcATAATATAACACTGCCAAAGCCTGTAAATGGATCTGTCTTATTTGGCCAACAGGCCTCTGTCCAAACATATGGTTTTAATAACTACTAAGACCTATATTGTTCCctctgtcataaaaaaaaataacaaatagatAATACTTTAATTTAGTTCTAAATTCATACTTTTAATTACaggttgaaataaaaacactgtcAGAGCCCATTTATAATCTCAGAGGACATTCTGCAGCTATAGCAATTCCCACAGCCTGGAGAAACAGCACTGGACACTGCTCAGGGCCCACCCTCCTGACAGTTCTGCTGCAATCCTATTGTGTGGTTTCAGCCAGCGAAATGGGCATACACTATATGGTTACAGTGGCTCTCACCCCCATGgacatttccatattttattgagttacaacatgaaatcaaaatgtatttattcaggAGTTATTGCAactgatgaataaaaaaaaaaattgagatgAAAGTTGAAATTTTATTTCACGaatgaagtaaaaaaataaaatagagatGAATAATTATCCACTTACCATCCATTTGCGCCCGTGCAGACGTTCTCATACATCATTTCGAAACTGATgaaccttttgtttttatgacTCCATCCAGtcccaaaaacaaacaaaaaaacgtaTGTTCCACTGATGTCACCAGTTGGTGCACCACTGCTATTTTATCCCGAACACAGTTCAAATGGGCTTGGGATTTTGAGTGCCCGCCAGCTCTTGTTGCGCACGTCTCATTGACAGCATCCCAGCTACCTTAAAGCTGCATTCGGTATGATTTAttctcagtaaaaaaaataaaaacattttgtcccCTACAGACATGTTGTGTAGGCTAATGAGGCCCTCTAACAGTTGTTTAGCAATACAGGCAGctcagtgccagtggaatgtcaatttataatatttggTGTGTGCGGCTACTTTCCAGCCAATTATGTTCCAGCAATCCCATTCAAGCCAATAGCTTATTTTGAGGAAGCACATTTTACCTGGAAAATATAGCACAAGTATGCCGTATTGAGTAAAGTtcgcttactgtaagaaactataatggcagctagagaccagaaAGACATactgccaattcctcccttgtctagcATACACTACGAAAACTGCAAAGGATCGAACTAATActagctctctatagctagcaaccaggaaccctaagctaaccttagcaaggctaagaataacATCAACATTAGTTACTTTTTGAAACAGGTAGTTAAATTTTTCATATAATTATTCGGAACTTTATTCTCTATCCGCTTTCTTACccgtgagtaattgcaaaatgctgtaattgttttttcaaaaatatacagaaaatcCTACCTAGCGCAGTCGGGGCTGATAGAAAAACATGCTGCTCACGCTCAGCCCTGTTAATTGATGAATGAATGTAGCAATATGAACGATGTTAGCCCAACCTGGTTGTTTAATCAACACTTAAAGGCTCAATGGGTATGAGTACAATCAGATTTTAGAACAGGTGTGCACAAAATGTCAAAGTCAGATGTAAGTCCTgtcattcaaatatatttttttgttctaatagctatttttattttaggtatgTAGCGTGGCTAGTATCTCTCAGCTTCATGACATTTAGTGAAAACTGACCTTGTCTCTTTACGTAAATGCTGTTGTCAGCAGCAAAGCTAACTAGTCTTTGACCACGCAGCATTTCTACTTTTACTACCTACGCTTTAAAACAACAGCCAAAAATAAAGCTCTTGTTGGACATAGGAATGAAAAGGGGTAGTTATTAAGCAATTTCCAAATGGATGCCCATACATTTTCTTGTGACGTGCAGTGTCCGATTTAAGCATTCTCTGTGGTTTATTGGGGCATGTTAATAAAGAAGCAAACAATGAGCTTGTGGCAGCCATTACATCCACTTCTCATTTAATCAAGTACCGTGTTATGTGTCCCTTGTTGCTTCAGGTTTGTTTATAGCATTTGCAAAACATAAATAGGAGGTAAGAACTTTTTCCTTCACTGAGACAGCTGTTTTATTAAGCGCAGGACTGAGAAATATAAGCATTAAATGTATTCCACCTGGAGAACGAAGACTTGGCACTGGGTTTCCTTACTGAACATCTGGTGCAGGTTTTTCTGGCTAGGATTGTATTTTTCACAGAGCAGAACACTACACACTCTCACTTGATTTTTGAACAGAGAATGTGAAAGAAGTAATCCTTTCCTTCAACATaggattatttgtatttattaacattttgaGGACCCCTGTTGGCAGTATTTGCGCTCTTTTGCCCCCCATGTATTGTAGATCGGCACAGTGTGAGAGTAGACACTTTAACGCGCTGTAAAACATTACATGAGAAATGTTCCCTATGTTTGTAAGCTTCAAGTATAGGGTGTTACAATAAGATAATGTGTTTTCCAGAAAAGGCTACAATCTTACAAAGCCATCAATTAACCCATAATGTGCTTTTTCACAGCCTAAAAAAATCTGATTACACTGTCACCTTAAATGGGGTGTAGCTAGTAGCCAGTGGAATGATGATGAGATTTCAATATGGCTATTTTCAATTCTAGCACTTTAACTGTAGTCAACAATCAACTAGCAGCTGACAGCTCAGGCCAACACTTGGCTTTGGTGCGTTACTGGGGCTACAAGCTTAAACCTGTGGACATACTACATCATGTAACCGTCCATTACTCACATTAATCATACAAAAACTTTTGCCCTCTTCACAGGACTTTTATTTTACCTGCATGTGAGGTCAGAAGGCTTTGCATAGACGATGGTGGAATGCATATGACTTAATGTCTGTCGGTTACCCGGGCCAGCAGCGTGACATGGTGTGGTGATGGTGTGGACTGCCTACAGGCTGCAGGCCTGTCTTCCAGCTGTTGACACCCAGAGTCAGGACCTTTTTTCCACCATACAGTCAGCAGACACAGACGGTGAAGGCGAGTAACAGCCATGAGCTCATAAAGAGGCCAAACGATTCCAGGGCTTGTTTTCTCAGCCAGCCGCAACCACATGAAGAGGCAATCAAAAACATATCAATCACTCACTGTCATTATTCATTAGTAAATGCGGGCTTGCATTGTAAGAAAGTATAAAGGCAGTAGAAAATAGAAAGGCAGTAGATTATGCTAATTAAGTTGGCTTGAATAAAGATGTGTGGGGTCTCTTTAATGAGATGGCATCATCTTTTTTATAATTAGAGTTTTGTATAACATATCATACAACGGGAAACAAAAATGGGACTCAAAATACATGTTGACCTCCTCTTGCCCACTTTTTTGTAATCATGGAACAGACTTTATCTGGGGTTCAATGCTATAGATGTGTCTTTGCTGTGTCTTGCAGATGTGAAATACGAGTGTGTCAAGAACAGAGCATCTGTGACCTGGTGCCAATACAGCATATTTATGGAGCAGTTATTCACAGCAGACGTAAATGTAGTTATTAAAATACTTACATTGAAACACACAACAATACAAACCATGGCCCAGTTGAAGGACAGACATGGAAATCCACGTAAGAACATGCTTAATCTGAGATAGCGTAATGTTGACTCCACACTGACGGTTGATAATATGTGGCGTTTGTCATGACGCTCCACCGGCACACTGTAACCGAGAGTGATTTATTGTCACATCTGGTAATGTTTTTTAAAgctgctagaggtcagagatcTTGCGCCGGCTCGTACACCACATGTGCCAATAACATGTTAAAGTGAAGCTCAGGCCATTTTAAGACAGCATCGTTACCTAGCCAGCCATTCCAGTCAGACACACCTTCTCAGTTTAAAAGCCTTTTAGTTCTTTTGAAGAATCTTATAAATGTGAATTATCTGGCTTTGAaccatttcattatttaatctTTCATGAATATGTTGAGTAGGGGAATTATGTTCTTATGTAGGGGAATCCCTCAACACATAATGGCCACAGAAATATGGCATTTGTGTAGATTCTAAGGGACGTTTATCCAGGTTTGTGCCTCAGTACCACATTTGGcttgatatacagtggatataaaaagtctacacacccctgttaaggttttgccaggtttttgtgatgtaaaagaatgagacaaagataaatcatttatgcaaccaggtttttatttttcattttcccccctaaaagatttcagtttgtttttcaattgaattgttcacattattggtcacattaaaggtggaaaaagtctCAAAAACCTGGCATATTTtttggtgtgtagacttttatatacactgtaagAACAATGCACCCTGATATCCACAGAACATGTGGACATTTCTCGAACAACTAAAAGACTTTGAGTAACTACAGTTGTTTTATGTGAGGGATCCATTTAAATTGCAGACATTTTTGAGCATGTATGTTCTTAATTAATCTGCAAAACCACTCCATTTTGGACTGAGTAGAAACGACTTCTGGCATCTACATCAGAGCCTTCTACCAGACACAAAGTGAGTTCAAAATAGGTTTATCATTAACTTTTAAAGTTCAAATATGTTAAGGAGAAGCAGAACTTGCTACTGCAAAATGTCATGCTTAGGGGAGTAGAATGGTAGCATTTACTGATTTATTGAACTATGCAAGCCAGTCGCATGTTCATAAAAATGACACAGGATTACAAAAATAGCATTTGTCTCTtattatttaacacattttaacatGTTTGGTGTTAAAACACACAGATCATCACAAAAATCTGATTATGTGCAGAGATTAATATGAATTGTAACATTGAAAACAATggaagaaataaacaaacatgaagtATATTATTTACACTTTCAAATATggaaacaatgtaaaatagcaaAATATAGCATGAAACAAACAACATGTCTTCTGAAACTGTGCCTTTTAAGTAATTTGGGAAATGTTCAATTGCTGAGAAAAATTCAGGACATCCATACTCATGCACCCAGGTAGACACCTTTAGTTCTTCTGCAATTTCATTCGTCCCTTACTATTACACTCTATGACCTGTTTTCTATGACCTGTCAGTACTCAGAGGACCTGCTCtgaaacataaaacatgcaaaaacacgTAAGAACAGACTGTAGTTTCTACACTTTATAAAACCATTAAAGTGCTATCTAATTCAACtcaatacatttcacacaactGTGTGCAAAATCAATCAGTACTTAACTGCCCTCATGAAAGTGCATGGCATTGTAAACCTAGAGCTTTATGAAGCCTTCATAAGGGTTTTGTGGTTCTTTTAAACATAGTACATTCAGCTGTACAGTAAAGTTGCAATGTATctgttaaaacaaatatttcagtCTTTTTGTTATCTTCAACTTTGCAGTCTCTTCTACCCCCCTTTGTACCTGAACATGCTTGTATGGATATGTGTTTATATGAATGTGTCCAATGAAAACCATTGAGTATATCATGAAGGGGAAAGCTTAAGAGTGAAATATTTTATCTGCTTCTATCACACACCCCTTTGCCAGGCTGCCAGAAGCCACATCACCAAATCCAAAGGAGACTTGTCCTGTCCTTGTTTTGATCAGACCCCAGGGCCCCTCAAGACACTGTGGATTGGTAAACTGGCAGGCCCGGTGGGCCAGGGGTTCCTGGAGGCCCATGTGGACCAGCAGGCCCTGGCTTTCCTCTGGGACCAGGAAGCCCTTGCATTCCCTGGAACCCTACCTGGCCCTGAATTCCCGGGGGCCCTATGGGGCCTGGTGTTCCATCCTTACCGATAGTACCCAtgtctcccttctctcccttttcACCACGAGGGCCTGGTTGACCCAGAGAACCCTTCGCCCCTTTGACACCAACTCCTTTGGTCCCTGTTGGTCCTGGCTCCCCCTGTACTCCCTTAGGCCCGGCAAAGCCCTTCTCTCCCATAGGGCCATGATTCCCTGCTGGGCCTTTGTCTCCTTTGTTTCCAGTTAGGCCAACTGGACCTTTGGCCCCTCCTTCCCCTCTGTTCCCCTTTGGACCTGGAGGGCCAGGCGCACCTGTAATGGGAAGAGCAGTGTGAGAGACCGAATGTGCCAGCAGCAATATAATCACAATCAGTAACGTTAGTCACTGCCAATGAATATCTCAAAGCAAAAATGCCTTTTAGTTACAACACCCAGGAGCACCTCTGCTTTACCTTTCAGAATGGTGAAGTTCTGGATGAGCTGGGTGTGGTGCGTGTCCACTAGCTTCAGTTCCTCTGTAACCATGGACAGGTTCCTGACGTCCATGTCCAGACGGACACTCAGCAACATGTACTGCTGCCTCAGGGTGTCGGCCAGGTGCATCAGCAGCAGCACCGTGTTGTTCAGGTTCAGCAGATCCTCCGTGTGACTGCCCAGCCTCATCTGGCAAGACGTGCTTTCGATGTTGATGTATTTGTACATGCTCTGCACGTGGCTCACCGTGGCATTGATGCTGGATGAGATGGTTTTGATCTCCATCTCGATGGAATCCATGCGGGCATCCAGGGTGACGAACCTCTCACCCGTTCGGTTCTGGTAGTACTTGGAGTGGTAGTGTAGGTCGTGCATGTTCTCCTCATGCTCGTCCATGAAGGAGGTGACGTTGTCCAGCTGCATCTGCAGGTTCATCACCTGCAGGGTGAGGTCGTGCACCATCTCAGAGCTCATGCTGATCCTCTGGTGTGTGATGGAGATGCCGCTCTGGATGCTCCTCACGGTCTGAGTGGTTGCGCTGGAGTTGGACTTCAGACCACTCAACACCCGGCTGTAGTTTTGCCAGTCCGCGGTCATCTTCTGCAGAACTAACATCTCCTCATCGGTCTTCCTCTGCAGCGCATCCATCCACAAGGAGTTGAGGGCCACAGTGGTGTTGACCTGATTCACGGTGGCTTTGAGGTCATACTGATCCTCAGACAGGGTCTTCATACTCTCATCCGTCTCGGTTATGACCgccttccatccatccacctGTTCTAAGTAACGCTCCAGAGACTGGTTGATGAGCCTGATGGACAGGGAGTAGCTCTGCATGTCTCGGGTCATCCTACCACTGGTGGCCTTCAGCGTCTGCTGGGTTTGAGAGGCCTGGTCCAGGATCTGCTCTTGTCCGAGGATCATCTTTTGGAGGTCCTCAAACTCCCTCTTCAGCCTACTGATCTCCTCACTGAAGTGGGCCACGTTGAAACAGTCCGTGCAGTTGCTGGTAGTACTGAGGTCTGGGAAATAGCAGATAGCAATGTTGTTACGAGCTGTTCATGTATAATTTAGCCCAACCCAAATCGGAATTTCCTATGTGTAAATTCTGCTTGACCCAAGTACATGGCAGCTACAGTGCTTACATAAATGATGGACTGATGGAGGTGATGTAGGTTTTTGGTACAGTCATAGACTAAACTCTTTTAGTTATGTCTCTTCAGGGAATTGACACCCCACAACATGCAGACCATGAAGCTTGAAGAACAGATATTTTCTGGCCTAGACATTATACTCAGTCACCCATACAGTTCCACTCATGGGTGACCTATTTTAAACAGAGACATTTgtttccaaaataaatattttgggaaTTCACAGAAATGTCAAGTATGCTCTATTAGTCCTTTTTTGTACTTCTGTGTCAGCAACCACATTAGGAGGCCTTGCTTGCACAGCATGTTTTGTCACATGATTCATAATTTTCACTTGCCTTGAATACTTTCCTGAACCTTGGTAATCTTCTTATGATAAAAGGATTCCTCTT
This window harbors:
- the scara3 gene encoding scavenger receptor class A member 3 gives rise to the protein MKESYCGYENQLFKEEDLTGEEENMPSFRGRTRGGCVKCQQTRSLQLAVKVLYGFFAFLIIAVAVLASVVFRKVDNLSEEESFYHKKITKVQESIQDLSTTSNCTDCFNVAHFSEEISRLKREFEDLQKMILGQEQILDQASQTQQTLKATSGRMTRDMQSYSLSIRLINQSLERYLEQVDGWKAVITETDESMKTLSEDQYDLKATVNQVNTTVALNSLWMDALQRKTDEEMLVLQKMTADWQNYSRVLSGLKSNSSATTQTVRSIQSGISITHQRISMSSEMVHDLTLQVMNLQMQLDNVTSFMDEHEENMHDLHYHSKYYQNRTGERFVTLDARMDSIEMEIKTISSSINATVSHVQSMYKYINIESTSCQMRLGSHTEDLLNLNNTVLLLMHLADTLRQQYMLLSVRLDMDVRNLSMVTEELKLVDTHHTQLIQNFTILKGAPGPPGPKGNRGEGGAKGPVGLTGNKGDKGPAGNHGPMGEKGFAGPKGVQGEPGPTGTKGVGVKGAKGSLGQPGPRGEKGEKGDMGTIGKDGTPGPIGPPGIQGQVGFQGMQGLPGPRGKPGPAGPHGPPGTPGPPGLPVYQSTVS